From Anopheles funestus chromosome 3RL, idAnoFuneDA-416_04, whole genome shotgun sequence, a single genomic window includes:
- the LOC125768345 gene encoding N-acetyltransferase eco, producing the protein METPRTVNRVHRPPLGTPTVSNSKKSLFGKNAEAEADIGPITPLRFGSHRKNPRKSNHALSNITSFRNLFGNESPDSDRSLSPDFERRYTNNGRYELVSADYDKENMAHAVDEETRFSFSSSIPETPCSRLSAEESAVLDENNSNSLSMLMNSDLNLVEKRSRTLHRTPGVTTRSGSTSKVSERTADPCLRRSQHLQRVKRAHNETPDNSSQSPSYAEIERSMTKRPNTRARTALQFNDILPIPAKSFYSSASTEKDTPVKIKQPISTKSFYASSSSKPETKAITPHKSPENAPSVPPTHQTPTAKHLSISKTPRKGTSMRKRSKSFSSNAPRLGQRGTVHKIRKPVKKPTESQTPKKRGSKTQQNNRAIAGGTKSCPTTPKSGINELASDHDEMLQQLKRVNRILRQGQKNLTTAGPLSISRSMTDLSKGFYDEDASLSSSEDEDSASGEEDEDGNAGTNKRKFFRSSRKSRSIRRVYKHFDTIAIGVQKGGKRKLLSFPQVPKRRRIEFGRDDFDFEHEQLEVDDLISKLDEDDGSCWYDGELYHEADGHDHNMQEQNDEDDIPIPIQSNIIYLSADDRFALENDPVEESMDHLESSHTNETIIVQHNDAEVSVGLVEDEESILPPTNYETVPDVGAQCASFVTNSSMIIIQHNEYHSSTTSYQSDSTMSTTIMSSSTVSQQYEYKSQCQADANAPQTNANQEANEYYPIFYSDRVKELWLQERQQTANAPKQTDVFHLLRQQDNCGRSAKSDTQKRHGVGHDQYQIDAGQRAYGAIHCKECGLTYSTNEPEEELFHDNFHRSQAKLTYTGGANEHVVTQVLEWDVTGRIIVVSQTDSNKPLLRKIHTILEVVDSDLGFATQGELPEGACVYLAVARSTVLGICVVQPLQYANRIFCLEGLHGVPIDCYSSEFYPAKCGISRLWVAPKYRRKGIGRKLLSSIRYHYIFGYTMALDEIAFGAPTEMGKLFAESVCGRKDFLVYI; encoded by the exons ATGGAAACCCCACGGACAGTGAACCGTGTACACCGACCTCCCTTAGGTACGCCAACGGTgtccaacagcaaaaaatcacTCTTTGGAAAGAATGCGGAAGCTGAAGCCGATATTGGCCCAATAACACCGCTTCGGTTTGGTAGCCATCGGAagaatccgagaaaat CTAACCATGCCCTCAGTAACATCACATCTTTCCGGAACTTGTTCGGCAATGAATCACCGGATAGTGACCGTTCGTTGTCGCCGGATTTTGAGAGACGGTATACAAACAATGGCCGATACGAGCTGGTATCCGCGGACTATGACAAGGAAAATATGGCACATGCCGTCGATGAAGAAACGCGGTTCTCGTTCAGTAGCAGCATCCCGGAAACACCGTGCAGCCGTCTGAGTGCAGAAGAGAGTGCGGTGCTCGATGAAAATAACTCCAACTCCCTCTCAATGCTTATGAACTCGGATCTGAATCTCGTAGAAAAACGTTCCAGAACTCTACATCGTACACCGGGTGTAACGACACGAAGTGGTTCCACAAGTAAGGTCAGCGAACGAACAGCCGATCCTTGCCTGCGCAGGTCGCAGCACCTTCAACGCGTAAAACGAGCACACAATGAAACGCCGGACAACAGTTCGCAATCTCCGTCGTACGCCGAAATCGAGCGGAGTATGACGAAACGGCCCAACACACGAGCACGAACCGCTTTACAGTTTAACGATATTTTACCGATACCTGCAAAATCGTTCTACTCATCAGCCAGCACAGAAAAAGACACACCTGTAAAGATAAAGCAACCGATATCGACGAAATCGTTTTATGCATCTTCCTCTTCGAAGCCAGAAACGAAAGCGATCACTCCCCACAAATCGCCTGAAAATGCTCCCTCAGTGCCACCGACGCATCAAActccaacagcaaaacatttgtCCATTTCAAAAACGCCCCGAAAAGGGACTTCCATGCGCAAACGCTCCAAATCATTCTCGTCCAATGCACCAAGACTCGGGCAACGGGGTACAGTGCACAAGATACGGAAACCAGTGAAAAAACCAACCGAATCACAAACACCGAAAAAAAGAGGCtcaaaaacacagcaaaacaatcgTGCCATTGCCGGTGGTACGAAAAGTTGTCCGACCACACCGAAAAGTGGCATCAATGAGCTTGCATCCGATCATGATGAGATGTTGCAGCAGTTGAAGCGTGTCAACCGTATACTTCGCCAAGGGCAGAAAAATTTAACCACCGCTGGTCCGCTTTCGATATCACGTTCGATGACGGATTTGAGCAAAGGTTTCTACGACGAAGATGCTAGCTTATCTTCGTCAGAAGATGAAGATTCAGCGTCCGGGGAGGAAGATGAAGATGGTAATGCGGGCACGAATAAGCGAAAGTTCTTCCGCTCGAGCCGCAAATCACGCTCGATTCGTCGAGTGTACAAACATTTCGATACGATAGCGATTGGCGTACAGAAAGGTGGCAAACGGAAGTTGCTTAGCTTTCCACAAGTACCCAAGCGTCGACGTATCGAGTTCGGGAGGGATGATTTTGACTTTGAACACGAACAGCTGGAAGTGGATGATTTGATAAGCAAACTTGATGAGGATGATGGCAGCTGTTGGTACGATGGTGAACTATACCATGAAGCGGATGGACACGACCATAATATGCAGGAACAAAACGATGAAGATGATATACCGATACCGATACAATCGAATATCATCTACCTATCGGCAGACGATCGATTCGCACTAGAAAACGATCCAGTAGAGGAAAGTATGGACCATCTAGAATCGAGCCATACAAATGAAACGATCATTGTGCAGCATAACGATGCGGAAGTATCTGTGGGATTAGTTGAAGATGAGGAGTCGATTTTACCACCCACCAATTATGAAACTGTCCCAGACGTTGGTGCGCAATGTGCTAGTTTTGTCACGAATAGCAGTATGATCATTATACAACACAACGAGTATCATAGTTCTACGACGAGTTATCAGAGTGATAGCACTATGTCTACGACGATCATGAGCAGTTCAACAG TATCACAACAATACGAGTACAAATCCCAGTGCCAAGCGGATGCAAACGCACCGCAAACAAATGCCAACCAAGAGGCAAATGAATATTATCCCATTTTCTACTCCGACCGCGTAAAAGAACTTTGGCTACAGGAACGCCAGCAAACGGCGAACGCGCCAAAGCAAACAGATGTGTTTCATTTACTTCGTCAGCAGGATAATTGCGGCCGGAGTGCCAAATCCGACACGCAAAAGCGACACGGTGTCGGCCATGATCAGTACCAGATCGATGCGGGTCAGCGAGCGTACGGTGCCATTCACTGCAAAGAGTGCGGTCTTACGTACTCGACGAACGAACCCGAAGAAGAGCTATTCCATGACAACTTTCATCGTTCGCAAGCGAAACTAACGTACACCGGTGGAGCGAACGAGCACGTTGTAACGCAAGTACTCGAATGGGATGTGACCGGGCGTATTATTGTCGTGTCGCAAACGGACAGTAACAAACCCTTGCTCAGGAAGATCCATACCATCCTGGAGGTGGTGGACAGTGACCTAGGGTTTGCGACACAGGGCGAACTGCCGGAAGGTGCATGCGTTTATCTGGCCGTTGCGCGTTCCACCGTGCTGGGCATATGTGTCGTACAGCCGCTCCAGTACGCTAACCGTATTTTCTGTCTCGAAGGGCTACACGGTGTACCGATCGATTGCTACTCGTCCGAGTTTTATCCTGCCAA ATGCGGCATCTCACGGCTTTGGGTAGCGCCAAAATATCGTCGCAAAGGAATCGGACGCAAACTGTTAAGTTCCATCCGGTATCACTACATTTTCGGCTACACCATGGCATTGGACGAGATTGCTTTCGGTGCACCGACGGAAATGGGTAAACTTTTTGCAGAATCCGTCTGTGGAAGGAAAGATTTTCTCGTCTACATTTAA
- the LOC125768431 gene encoding BLOC-1-related complex subunit 7: MASASSSSAKNLFSDSKRRLADRVAVNVNNASSVARQIVRGSKSNEILMQAAKNFAYHESTVDNSIQNLKKMEIIFQHLNYQYEAIEQAAEKLEYVEEQVKAMER; the protein is encoded by the coding sequence ATGGCATCCGCATCGAGCAGCAGTGCAAAAAATCTGTTCAGTGATTCGAAGCGACGGCTAGCGGATCGTGTGGCCGTGAACGTGAACAACGCCTCGTCAGTAGCTCGCCAAATTGTGCGTGGATCAAAATCGAACGAAATTCTAATGCAAGCCGCGAAAAATTTTGCCTACCATGAAAGCACGGTCGACAACAGCATACAGAACCTAAAGAAAATGGAGATTATTTTCCAGCATCTGAACTACCAGTACGAAGCTATCGAACAAGCGGCTGAAAAGTTGGAATACGTTGAAGAACAAGTGAAAGCCATGGAAAGGTGA